The DNA region AATTTACATGGACACACTGTTAAAAGACATTATGCCGATTTCCTTATACGCGGAACAGTTCATGTCGCTATCAACCGGCGTGGACCTCGCCGAAAGCTTGTACGACATTTTGTTTTCGTTTGGCATCGCTCTAATGATTCTCAAGTTTTTAAAGAAAGGATTTGAAATCTATGTACTGTGGACGGACGGCGACCCTGACGAAGAACCGCTATTTTTGCTAACCAACTTTTTCCGGGCGATGGCGGTTGCCGTTTGTTTTCCCACCATCTACTCTTGGCTTGCTCAAATTGTGGAAGAACTGACCGATTTGCTGCTTAACGCGATTGGGCAATCGACCAGTTATGACTGGCAAGTCTGGGTAGAGGCCATCAGTTCGGCGGGGCTTGTAACCGCGATTTTTGGGCTCATTTTTGTCATCTGCTTTTTCATTCTCTATTTTCAATTCCTGATGCGGGGACTGGAAATGTTCATCTTGCGTGTCGGGATTCCGCTTGCTTGCGCCGGACTGCTAGACAATGACCGAGGCGTCTTTCGCGCTTACGCCCAAAAATTCATGCAGTCCATGTTGGCGGTCGTTATTCAGATCGCCTTGGCCAAGCTAGGCGTCGGGCTGATGCTGCAAAACCACGTATTCTGGGGCATGGCCTGTATGGTGCTGGCTATTCGCACGCCGCGCTTCCTTTCGGATTTCTTGATTACAACAGGCGGTGGAGGCGGCATTGTGAACAATGTATACCACAGCGTCAGACTGGTTGGCATGGCTCGCAAGATGATGAAAGCCGGGTGATCCTATGGTCACCTTGGAAGAATTGGCGCAAGCGCTCATTGTCCTGATTCGCCTGGGTTGCTCGGCCCGCTTTATTTACTGCATGGTACGATTAGCCGGAGCCGATGAAGAGGCTGCTCGCTATAAAAAACGCGCCCGTAACGTGGCGCTGTTTTATGTGCTTGCAGAAAGCATTTGGCAAATCAAGGAGTTGATTCTCTATTATTACCGGTAAAGGGAAAAGGGCGATGACGCAGGCTCTTTCTCATCATTGTTCAGGTTCCCAATCGTCATCGGATAGCTCGCCGCTATAAGCTGTATTCTCCAGGACATCAGCGCTTCGATCATCCACCCAATAGCGGGGCGTGCGGGAATGCACAATTTCGGCAAGCATGTCTACCCGCTTTTGCAAGGCGGAGCAAAGAGCATCGCATCGTGCATCGTCAATAAACAGCGAACCCTTCAGGATTTCCCTAAACTCTTCATCCAGCCCACGAAGTAGGGACAAATCCAGCCAGTCAAAGGATGTAACCAGTTTGATTTGCTCGTTATGATCATTTTTGAAGGGCTTGCAGGTCAGTTTAACCGTTGGCGAAATGAGCGCCTGCGGCTTGGTAAACCACAGAGAAGACCCGCTGTCGTAAATCGGAGCGGCCCCGATCCATTCCAGCGTTTCCGCATTCCGAATGACGCCGAAGTTATTTTGGTGCCTGTCCTCATTGGCAATAAGATAATCCACGACAATCATCCGATCTAACGCATCGACGATGCCGGGAATGCCTAATGCCTCGCAGCAATTCACGTAATGTTGATAAACCGAAATGTGATTCGGTTTTTGCCGGGTCTGCATCACATACCAGGCCGTCACCAGTTCCGTCTGCGGCGTGATGAAATTGTCACAGACGCTAAATGGATAATTGTCCTGTACAAGCAGCGAATAAGTAACATGGGGAATACCGAGCCGCTGCATTAATCGGCTGGCCAGCACTTCATTATAAGGTTCCTGTTGAATGGCACCGCTTCCGCCCTTGATGAGACAACGTTTCCCATCCAAGATCGTCCATTTCTTTTTTAACCAGCCATCCGAAGTGTTATCCGGCGACATCAAGCTTAAACTTTCATCCTGTATGCCTCTGCCGAGCAACACATTCCCGACATCTTCAGAAAAAGCGTTGTCGAAAAAATTGACTCGCGACCAATCGACATCTGAATCTGAGGGGCAAATCCAATATTGGTCGGACAAACTGAGGCCCAAACTTTTATCCAGCAGCTTTTGGGTCGTGGCCAGCTTCAACTCGATCAGAGCTTCCTTAATGCCGTCCCGGCTGGCAGGAATGGCGCGGCCCCGCCACCATTCATTGAGTGCTGAACGATCAATGCGTCCTTTTTTGACCGGTATTCCAATGGGAACGTGGCGTTCGTCATACACATCGCCGATAGCGGAAATGGCGCCGGTCGCTTCGTCAAGCTCGATCTCCGCAACCGGAACGTTTTTGTGTTTTAACAAATATTTTTTGTTCCATGCATCCGCCATTGTCACCACTCCTCTTCCCCTCATCTTGTACGAACCTGCTATGCATTATTAATCAATTCATGTACAAGCAGTTGCACGATTACTTCTATCATAGCTCAAATTCCTTTTTTTTGCTTCATTTTTGTCGACTTTCCTTTGCTTAATAAAACCAGTCTCATGCGTCATAAAAAGGAGGTTCCGTATTCCATGGAACAGGATCAATCCTTGTATATTCCTCTCGGAGTGAAACCGGAAGCGGAATGGTTTCCTGGCTTCGGTCAACGTCAGCTTGGTCAAACGGTCATTGGATCGCTCGCTGCCGCGCTCACCGCCATCGTGTTATGGATCGTTTGGGGCGGTGTGCCGATGGCCGTGGTCGTCTTTCTGATCGGAGTGTCCACTTCGGTGATGATGACGACGAAAGACCGGCACAATCTGTCTGTGCTTGATCAGATCACATTTATGATTCACTTTATCAAAAGTCAGAAAACGTATCCTTATCGCCGCTTGGACGAATGGCCGCTGACGGAGTGCAAATCATGATGCTTACACTTCTGATTGCCAAAGGTTTGTTGTTCGGTACCCTGCTTCTAGCGGCCAGCTACCATGACATCCGAACCCGTGAAATCCCCAATAGGTTGCCGCTCGCGATCTTCGGCACTGGCATGCTGCAAGTTTCCCTGATCTCAGCCGTTTCCGGGCTTGTTGTCGCCGGCCTTCCCTTTTTGCTTGCGGCTATCATTACCAACGGGAAGATCGGCGGCGGCGATATCAAGCTTATGGCGGCTTCCGGCTTTGTGCTGGGACCTATCGGCGCCTTAATGCAAAGCATCTTAGGTTTGTCGCTTGCACTCTTCTTTGCCGCCGGACTTGCTATTCGCGGCGGCAAAGCAAAAGCCGCAAAAACTCCCTTGCCGCTGGCCCCTTTTCTTTCGGCCGGCGGTTTTGCGGCGTTTTGGCTACTCCATTTTTGTTGAGAAACGAGGAGGATTCGACGGTCAATGAATTGGTTCAAAAATCGCTCCATCCTTGGAGCATGCTGCATTATCCTCTCCCTGATTCTTTGCCTCGGCATTGCCCCGCTGCTTAATCGAAGTGCCAGCAAAACGGTTGCTATTGTGCGGGTTATCGAAGACGTAGACAAAGGAATACCAATCAAATCCGAACAGTTGGAAACCGTTGAAGTGGGGGCTTTCCATCTGCCTCAAGAGGTACTGAAATCCGTCGACGATGTGGTCGGAAAGTATGCTGCGACGGACCTCAAAAAGGGGGACTACTTGCTGCCGTCCAAGCTATCGGCTGTTCCGCTTGATGCTTACCTGACTCGGCTGGATGGACAAAAACAAGCTTTGTCTGTCACGATCAAAAGTCTTGCGGCAGGGCTGTCGGGCAAGCTGCAGCCCGGCGACATTATCAGTTTGATAGCCGCCGACTACGGCGAGCTCCGCACGACAACCCTGCCCCCGGAACTGAAATATGTGGAGGTGTTGTCGGTAACGACCAGCAGCGGTCTCGACGCGCAGACCGGAAACAGCGGGGAAACTCCCGAGGATGACAGGGAACTGCCTTCCACAATTACTCTTCACGTGCTACCGGAGCAAGCGGTGCTTCTGACCGACATCGAAACCAAAGGCAAACTGCATGCAGCACTCGTTTATCGCGGAGATGCAAAAACCTCACAGATGTTCATCGACAAACAGGATGAATATTTTACGTCCAAACAAGCAAACACGGAGGACCTTGCCCATGAGTAACAAACTCATCGCCATCTGGGGCAGTCCATCCAGCGGAAAAACGATTACTACGCTCAAACTGGCCCAAACACTTGGCGCTAAAAATAAAAATGTACTCACGATCTTTAGCGATCCGCTTTGCCCCTCCATTCCGTTTTTGGTTCCGCAAATCGTGAACAAACAACATTCTCTCGGAGAACTGCTCAGCTTACCAGCGCTTGCCCAGGATGATCTGCTTCGTTTTTCGTTCTCGATCAAAAGCTCGCCTAGGCTGGGCCTTCTCGGCTACAGCAAGGGAGATCATGCCTTTTCGTATGCCAACTACGATCGGGAGCGGGCCGTGGACTTTCTGACCTTGGCGAGGCATATCGCCGATGTCGTTCTGGTGGATTGCACCAGCTACGTATCCTCAAGTTTGCTTTCCACCGTGGCGCTAGAATTGGCCGATACCGTATTCCGCTTCCATACTTGTGACTTGAAAAGCATGATGTTCCACGCTTCCAGTTTGCCTCTGTTGTCCGATGCCCGCTTTCAGCACGCCTCCTCGGTTTCGGTTCTATCCAACGTTCGGCCCGGACAGGACAGCCGTGCGTACAGTCAAGTTGTCGGCGGTATTCGGATTGAGCTTCCGCATCTCCACGCCTTGGAGCAGCAAGCACTCGAAGCCCGTTTGCTGGAAGCACTGCCGGCCAGCAAGGAAACGGCTGCCTACCAACAAGGCATTGCTCAAATGATGCAGCTCATTGTACCCGAAGAACTTTCACCAATTCGGCCCAAAGCGTCCCCCGCACTGAATGGCGCGGCTATTGTTCAGGGTTTCAAGAAACTGCTTTTGAGACGGCGAGGTGAAAGAAAGTGAATCAAGCCGCCCTTTACTTTTCCAGCCAATCCAAACCGTTTGACGACGTATTGAAAGAAGTGCAAGTCTATCTTTCGGGTAAATATGCGACGTTGCTCAGCCGTCATCCGGCTGAACAAAAGCAGCAGCTAATCGCCTATATCAACCAGTACCTAATCGACCATCGCCTGCATGTACCGGGATTTTCTTTTGATGAATTGGCCGATCGATTGTACGCGGAGATGGTAGAGTATTCTTTCTTGACCCGGTATCTGTTTTCACGGGAAGTCGAGGAAATCAATATCAACAGCTATAACGACGTGAAAATCAGCTACACGGATGGCCGTATATTACCTGCCGACGAGCAATTTTCTTCCCCGGAACATGCGCTCAACGTCATCCGGCGTTTGCTGCATCAGTCCGACATGATTCTCGACTACTCGCAACCTATCGTTCGCGGACACCTGGCCAACAATATCCGCATTACCGTGTTCGGTGCGCCGGTTACGGACAAAGACAAAGGCATTTCCGCTTCCATTCGGATTGTCAATCCGCAGAAGCTTGTGCGGGAGGATTTTATCCGCGGCGGCACGGCAACCGGCGATATGCTGGATTTCTTGAGTCTTTGCTTGCGATACGGCTTATCCATCTGTGTCACCGGAGCGACCGGCAGCGGTAAAACGACACTGATGAGCTGGCTGCTATCCACGATTCCATATGACAAGCGTATCTTTACAATCGAAAATGGCACCCGGGAGTTTGACCTCGTTATTACCGACGATGATGGGAGCGTATTGAACAATGTGGTGCATACGGTCACCCGTTCCAGCGAAGACCCTCGTCAAAATATCGATCAGGAGAAGCTGCTGGAATATGCCTTGACCGCCAACCCCGACGTCATTTGCGTCGGGGAAATGAAATCCGCCGAAGCTTTCGCCGCCCAGGAAGCTGCACGAACCGGCCATACGGTGATAACCACAACTCACGCCAATTCTTGCCTGGCCACGTATTATCGGATGGTAACGCTTTGTACGCAAAAATACGAAATGAACGACAAAACGCTGTATAACCTGGTGACCGAAGCATTTCCGATTGTCCTATTCGTAAAAAAGCTGGAAGATAACGTCCGCCGCATTATGGAAATCACCGAATGCCGTATTTTGCCGGATGGAACCCGGGAAATCGTACCGTTATATCGCTACGCTGTCCGCTCCACCAAGCAAAACGCCGGACAAATTCGCATTGAAGGAGATTTTGAAAAGGTAAACGATATCTCATCCGGACTGCAAAAGCGCTTAGTGGAAAACGGCTTGCCGCTATCCGTTCTTGAGCAATTGGTAGAAAGAGGTGAAGAGCTTTGACGTTCTTGCTGCTGCTCTCCTTTATCGGGTTGTCCGCTGGCATCCTGCTTCTGCTCCGCTTGTCCCCCCGGCTGTTATTTCAGGAGCTTGCCGACCGAATGCAGCACCGGCAAACCCGCAAACTGCCAATCGGCCGACAAATCCGCATGGTGCAAAAGCCGAAAAAGCTGAAAGGTTGGCAGGCTACCATTGCCGAGGCTAGAGCCATCTTGCAGCAAACCGGCCACGGGGAGCGGATCGGATGGCTGTTCGTCCTCTCACTTTCGCTCGCTGTCGGCGGCGCAATGTTGGCGCTGCTGCTCAGCAATGTCTGGCTGCTGCCTGTACTCACAGGCGGCTTTGCTATGTTGCCGTTCTGGATCGTATTGTTTGCTGCCACATTCTATAAAAAGCGGCTTCACGCCGAACTCGAAACGGCGTTATCCGTCGTAACGACTTCTTATCTGCGGAGCGAGAACATTATATCTGCCGTAGAAGAAAATCTGCCTTACTTGCATCCGCCTGTTTCCGATGTGTTTCAAGCATTTCTGGCGGAATCCAAACTGATCCATACCAATCTTCGTTTAGCGCTCACGCAACTGCGCGGGCGAATTGACAATGGCGTGTTCCAGGAGTGGTGTGATGCACTTATGGCGTGCCAAGAGGACCGGACATTAAAAACAACGCTGATGCCGATCGTGACCAAGCTGTCGGATATGCGCGTCGTATCCGCTGAATTGGACGTGGCGCTGTACGAACCGCTTAAAGAGTTTCTGACTATGGCGCTATTGCTTATCGGCAATATTCCGCTGCTTTATTTCCTGAACCGGGACTGGTACAGCGCGTTAATGCACACGCCCCCCGGTCAAATTGTGCTGGCGCTATGCGTCTTTACTCTACTGATCTCGTTGGCTGCGGCTATCCGACTGACGCGCCCGTTAGAGTACAAACGATAGGGAGGAAGACCATGAACGACAATGAAATTGCCGTTATACTGGGCACATTGATTGATGCTGATGCCAAGGAATTCGATAGTCTAGAAAAGCTCATTCGGCTGTACGGGCTGGACGATTTTTTTCGGCAACTCCAAGAATGGTCGTCTTTCTCCGCCGCGAGTATAGAGAAGCTGCAGGCGGTGCAAGTCATGATCCGTCACTTTTCCGGACCAAATGTCCCGTCCGCACACTGAAAGGAGGACACAGGTATGGACGACCTCGCCTCCATGGGGAAATATGCTCGAGAATTTATTCAATCTGTTCATAAACTAACCCAAATCCCGCTTCGCAAACTGGAACGATACGGTTCTTCAAACAATCTGATGAACGTGCTGGAGCGCCCCTTCGCCTTGGAACCTACCGCTTTGCAGTTAAAAAAACTCGATCAGCTCAATGCCTTTCTTCGGGCCTATCGAATCCTGAAATGGGAAGAGGAACACGCCAAGCAAGTCATACGTTCCCCGCATGACGCGGGAAGTTACTTTAACGCGCTGCTGGAAGGTGTCCGGGATCGGGAGCGATTTATGGTTGCCTTTTTGGACAACGGCAATCACATCATTGAAACGCGCACGCTTGCCGAGGGCGGCATCGACCAGGCTCCTATTTATCCGCGTTATATTTTGAAAGCAGCGCTCAACTGCGACTGTGCTTCGATGATTTTGGCTCACAATCATCCCGGCGGCACGATGAGGCCCACTGCCGAAGATATCCTGCTAACGAAACGCTTGGTCGACATTTTTGAACCATTAAACATCGATATTCTTGACCATATCATTATCGGGAATACCGGTTACGTTTCTCTAGCCGAACTGGGAAAATTGCCAAAAATCGCTGAGAGAGTTGCAAATTATGAAGCCATTACCACGAATGTCATGGAACAGGTAGAATGGCCTTCCTACAATGATTCTTTGAAACCCTGGTTCGCCAATCAAGCCCCTCTTGAAGAGGACTGGGAACGGTAAAGGAGGTGTTACCCGAATATGACCGGTCTTCTCTTTGGCTTTGGAATGTGTTTTGCAGCCGGAGCTTATTTACTGTTGGCCGACCTTTTTCATATCTC from Paenibacillus macerans includes:
- a CDS encoding HipA domain-containing protein; amino-acid sequence: MADAWNKKYLLKHKNVPVAEIELDEATGAISAIGDVYDERHVPIGIPVKKGRIDRSALNEWWRGRAIPASRDGIKEALIELKLATTQKLLDKSLGLSLSDQYWICPSDSDVDWSRVNFFDNAFSEDVGNVLLGRGIQDESLSLMSPDNTSDGWLKKKWTILDGKRCLIKGGSGAIQQEPYNEVLASRLMQRLGIPHVTYSLLVQDNYPFSVCDNFITPQTELVTAWYVMQTRQKPNHISVYQHYVNCCEALGIPGIVDALDRMIVVDYLIANEDRHQNNFGVIRNAETLEWIGAAPIYDSGSSLWFTKPQALISPTVKLTCKPFKNDHNEQIKLVTSFDWLDLSLLRGLDEEFREILKGSLFIDDARCDALCSALQKRVDMLAEIVHSRTPRYWVDDRSADVLENTAYSGELSDDDWEPEQ
- a CDS encoding JAB domain-containing protein: MDDLASMGKYAREFIQSVHKLTQIPLRKLERYGSSNNLMNVLERPFALEPTALQLKKLDQLNAFLRAYRILKWEEEHAKQVIRSPHDAGSYFNALLEGVRDRERFMVAFLDNGNHIIETRTLAEGGIDQAPIYPRYILKAALNCDCASMILAHNHPGGTMRPTAEDILLTKRLVDIFEPLNIDILDHIIIGNTGYVSLAELGKLPKIAERVANYEAITTNVMEQVEWPSYNDSLKPWFANQAPLEEDWER
- a CDS encoding prepilin peptidase gives rise to the protein MMLTLLIAKGLLFGTLLLAASYHDIRTREIPNRLPLAIFGTGMLQVSLISAVSGLVVAGLPFLLAAIITNGKIGGGDIKLMAASGFVLGPIGALMQSILGLSLALFFAAGLAIRGGKAKAAKTPLPLAPFLSAGGFAAFWLLHFC
- a CDS encoding conjugal transfer protein TrbL family protein, producing MEKILLLLIVAILNGALIYMDTLLKDIMPISLYAEQFMSLSTGVDLAESLYDILFSFGIALMILKFLKKGFEIYVLWTDGDPDEEPLFLLTNFFRAMAVAVCFPTIYSWLAQIVEELTDLLLNAIGQSTSYDWQVWVEAISSAGLVTAIFGLIFVICFFILYFQFLMRGLEMFILRVGIPLACAGLLDNDRGVFRAYAQKFMQSMLAVVIQIALAKLGVGLMLQNHVFWGMACMVLAIRTPRFLSDFLITTGGGGGIVNNVYHSVRLVGMARKMMKAG
- a CDS encoding type II secretion system F family protein, which gives rise to MTFLLLLSFIGLSAGILLLLRLSPRLLFQELADRMQHRQTRKLPIGRQIRMVQKPKKLKGWQATIAEARAILQQTGHGERIGWLFVLSLSLAVGGAMLALLLSNVWLLPVLTGGFAMLPFWIVLFAATFYKKRLHAELETALSVVTTSYLRSENIISAVEENLPYLHPPVSDVFQAFLAESKLIHTNLRLALTQLRGRIDNGVFQEWCDALMACQEDRTLKTTLMPIVTKLSDMRVVSAELDVALYEPLKEFLTMALLLIGNIPLLYFLNRDWYSALMHTPPGQIVLALCVFTLLISLAAAIRLTRPLEYKR
- a CDS encoding CpaF/VirB11 family protein translates to MNQAALYFSSQSKPFDDVLKEVQVYLSGKYATLLSRHPAEQKQQLIAYINQYLIDHRLHVPGFSFDELADRLYAEMVEYSFLTRYLFSREVEEININSYNDVKISYTDGRILPADEQFSSPEHALNVIRRLLHQSDMILDYSQPIVRGHLANNIRITVFGAPVTDKDKGISASIRIVNPQKLVREDFIRGGTATGDMLDFLSLCLRYGLSICVTGATGSGKTTLMSWLLSTIPYDKRIFTIENGTREFDLVITDDDGSVLNNVVHTVTRSSEDPRQNIDQEKLLEYALTANPDVICVGEMKSAEAFAAQEAARTGHTVITTTHANSCLATYYRMVTLCTQKYEMNDKTLYNLVTEAFPIVLFVKKLEDNVRRIMEITECRILPDGTREIVPLYRYAVRSTKQNAGQIRIEGDFEKVNDISSGLQKRLVENGLPLSVLEQLVERGEEL
- the cpaB gene encoding Flp pilus assembly protein CpaB gives rise to the protein MNWFKNRSILGACCIILSLILCLGIAPLLNRSASKTVAIVRVIEDVDKGIPIKSEQLETVEVGAFHLPQEVLKSVDDVVGKYAATDLKKGDYLLPSKLSAVPLDAYLTRLDGQKQALSVTIKSLAAGLSGKLQPGDIISLIAADYGELRTTTLPPELKYVEVLSVTTSSGLDAQTGNSGETPEDDRELPSTITLHVLPEQAVLLTDIETKGKLHAALVYRGDAKTSQMFIDKQDEYFTSKQANTEDLAHE